In a genomic window of Perognathus longimembris pacificus isolate PPM17 chromosome 21, ASM2315922v1, whole genome shotgun sequence:
- the Fzd3 gene encoding frizzled-3: MAMSWIIFYLWLLTMFVGHIDGHSLFSCEPITLRMCQDLPYNTTFMPNLLNHYDQQTAALAMEPFHPMVNLDCSRDFRPFLCALYAPICMEYGRVTLPCRRLCQRAYSECSKLMEMFGVPWPEDMECSRFPDCDEPYPRLVDLNLVGDPTEGAPVAVQRDYGFWCPRELKIDPDLGYSFLHVRDCSPPCPNMYFRREELSFARYFIGLISIICLSATLFTFLTFLIDVTRFRYPERPIIFYAVCYMMVSLIFFIGFLLEDRVACNASIPAQYKASTVTQGSHNKACTMLFMVLYFFTMAGSVWWVILTITWFLAAVPKWGSEAIEKKALLFHASAWGIPGTLTIILLAMNKIEGDNISGVCFVGLYDVDALRYFVLAPLCLYVVVGVSLLLAGIISLNRVRIEIPLEKENQDKLVKFMIRIGVFSILYLVPLLVVIGCYFYEQAYRGIWETTWIQERCREYHIPCPYQVTQMSRPDLILFLMKYLMALIVGIPSVFWVGSKKTCFEWASFFHGRRKKEIVNESRQVLQEPDFAQSLLRDPNTPIIRKSRGTSTQGTSTHASSTQLAMVDDQRSKAGSVHSKVSSYHGSLHRSRDGRYTPCSYRGMEERLPHGSTSRLTDHSRHSSSHRLNEQSRHGSTRDLSGNPMTHITHGTSMNRVIEEDGTSA; the protein is encoded by the exons CCATTCCATCCTATGGTGAATCTGGATTGCTCTCGGGATTTCCGGCCATTTCTTTGTGCACTCTACGCTCCTATTTGTATGGAATATGGCCGCGTCACGCTTCCCTGCCGCAGGCTCTGTCAGCGGGCCTACAGCGAGTGCTCGAAGCTCATGGAGATGTTTGGTGTTCCTTGGCCCGAAGATATGGAATGCAGTAG GTTTCCAGATTGTGATGAGCCATATCCTCGACTCGTGGATCTGAATTTAGTGGGAGACCCCACTGAAGGAGCCCCAGTAGCCGTGCAGAGGGACTATGGTTTTTGGTGTCCCCGAGAGTTGAAAATTGATCCTGATCTTGGTTATTCATTTTTGCACGTGCGGGATTGTTCGCCACCTTGTCCAAACATGTACTTCAGGAGAGAAGAATTGTCATTTGCGCGCTACTTCATAGGATTAATTTCAATCATTTGCCTCTCTGCCACCTTGTTTACGTTTTTAACATTTTTGATTGACGTCACAAGATTCCGTTACCCTGAAAGGCCTATTATATTTTATGCTGTCTGCTACATGATGGTATCGTTAATTTTCTTCATTGGGTTTTTGCTTGAGGATCGAGTAGCCTGCAACGCATCCATCCCTGCCCAGTATAAGGCTTCCACAGTGACACAAGGATCTCATAATAAAGCCTGTACCATGCTTTTCATGGTACTCTATTTTTTCACAATGGCTGGCAGCGTATGGTGGGTAATTCTCACCATCACATGGTTTTTAGCAGCTGTGCCAAAGTGGGGTAGTGAAGCTATTGAGAAGAAAGCATTGCTGTTTCACGCCAGTGCATGGGGCATTCCTGGAACACTGACTATCATCCTTTTAGCGATGAATAAAATTGAAGGTGACAATATTAGTGGCGTGTGTTTTGTTGGCCTCTACGATGTTGATGCATTAAGATACTTTGTTCTTGCTCCCCTCTGCCTATATGTGGTAGTTGGGGTTTCTCTCCTCTTAGCCGGCATTATATCCCTAAACAGGGTGCGGATTGAGATTCCCTTAGAAAAGGAGAACCAAGATAAATTAGTGAAATTTATGATCCGGATTGGTGTCTTCAGCATTCTTTATCTCGTGCCACTCTTGGTTGTAATTGGATGCTACTTTTATGAGCAAGCTTACCGTGGCATCTGGGAAACAACTTGGATTCAAGAACGCTGCAGAGAATATCACATTCCATGTCCATATCAG GTTACTCAGATGAGTCGTCCAGACCTGATTCTCTTTCTGATGAAATACCTGATGGCCCTCATAGTTGGCATCCCCTCTGTTTTTTGGGTTGGAAGCAAAAAGACTTGCTTTGAGTGGGCAAGTTTTTTCCATGGTCGTAGGAAAAAAGA GATAGTGAACGAGAGCCGACAGGTGCTACAGGAACCTGACTTTGCTCAGTCACTCCTGAGGGACCCAAACACACCTATTATAAGAAAATCAAGGGGGACTTCCACTCAAGGAACTTCCACACATGCTTCCTCAACTCAGCTGGCTATGGTGGATGATCAAAGAAGCAAAGCAGGGAGCGTCCACAGCAAAGTAAGCAGCTACCATGGAAGCCTACACAGGTCTCGCGATGGCAG GTACACACCCTGTAGTTACCGAGGAATGGAGGAGAGACTACCTCACGGCAGCACATCCCGACTGACCGACCACTCCAGGCACAGCAGCTCCCACCGGCTCAATGAGCAGTCGCGACATGGCAGCACCCGAGACCTCAGCGGCAACCCCATGACCCACATCACCCACGGCACCAGCATGAACCGTGTCATCGAGGAGGATGGAACCAGCGCTTAA